A genomic stretch from Bifidobacterium sp. ESL0769 includes:
- a CDS encoding phosphoglycerate kinase, translating into MRTLKDLGDLKGKKVLVRADFNVPLKGTTITDDGRIRAALPTIKELRADGAKVILMAHLGRPKGKVVPELSLAPVAKRLGELLGVDVTLANDTYGPDAQAKVAAMKDGDVVLLQNVRYNPEETSKDDAERAAYAKKIAALGDVFVSDGFGVVHRAQGSDYDVAADLPSAAGKLIEKEVKALSRATENPERPFTVVLGGSKVSDKLGVIENLLKKADRLLIGGGMAYTFLAAKGYEVGTSLLESDQIETVKGYMEEAKKNGVELILPVDVVVNKGFPDGNTPVNPQIVDADKIPSDMMGLDIGPKTQKLFHDKIVDSKTVVWNGPAGVFEVEQFQAGTRAVAQGMVDATAKGAFTIVGGGDSASAVRNLGFPEDGFSHISTGGGASLEFLEGKTLPGLKVLE; encoded by the coding sequence ATGAGGACACTCAAGGATTTAGGAGATCTGAAAGGCAAGAAGGTTCTTGTCCGCGCTGATTTCAACGTGCCGCTGAAGGGCACCACCATCACTGACGACGGCCGTATCCGCGCCGCTCTGCCCACGATCAAGGAACTGCGTGCCGATGGCGCGAAGGTCATTCTGATGGCCCATCTCGGCCGTCCGAAGGGCAAGGTTGTTCCTGAGCTTTCGCTGGCACCTGTCGCCAAGCGCCTGGGCGAGCTGCTCGGCGTCGACGTGACGCTGGCCAATGACACCTACGGCCCGGACGCGCAGGCCAAGGTCGCCGCCATGAAGGACGGCGATGTTGTGCTGCTGCAGAACGTTCGTTACAACCCCGAAGAGACCAGCAAGGATGACGCCGAGCGCGCTGCCTATGCCAAGAAGATCGCCGCTTTGGGCGATGTCTTCGTCTCCGACGGCTTCGGCGTCGTGCACCGTGCTCAGGGCTCCGACTACGATGTGGCCGCCGATCTGCCGAGTGCAGCCGGCAAGCTCATCGAGAAGGAAGTCAAGGCCCTCTCTCGCGCCACCGAGAATCCGGAGCGTCCGTTCACCGTCGTGCTCGGCGGCTCGAAGGTCTCCGACAAGCTCGGCGTCATCGAGAACCTGCTGAAGAAGGCCGACCGTCTGCTCATTGGCGGCGGCATGGCTTACACGTTCCTCGCAGCTAAGGGCTACGAAGTTGGCACCTCCCTACTCGAGTCCGATCAGATCGAGACCGTCAAGGGCTACATGGAAGAGGCCAAGAAGAACGGCGTTGAGCTCATTCTCCCCGTCGACGTCGTGGTCAACAAGGGCTTCCCGGACGGCAACACCCCGGTCAACCCGCAGATCGTCGATGCCGACAAGATTCCTTCCGACATGATGGGCCTTGACATCGGCCCGAAGACCCAGAAGCTCTTCCACGACAAGATCGTCGATTCCAAGACGGTCGTGTGGAACGGACCTGCAGGTGTGTTCGAGGTCGAGCAGTTCCAGGCCGGCACGAGGGCTGTCGCCCAGGGCATGGTCGATGCCACGGCCAAGGGTGCTTTCACCATCGTCGGCGGCGGCGACTCCGCTTCCGCAGTACGCAACCTAGGCTTCCCCGAGGACGGCTTCTCGCACATCTCCACCGGTGGCGGCGCCTCCCTCGAGTTCCTCGAAGGCAAGACCCTGCCTGGCCTCAAGGTGCTTGAGTAA
- the tpiA gene encoding triose-phosphate isomerase, whose product MSSARIPLVAGNWKMNFDHLEATYFVQKLAWLLRDAHFDYKRVEVALMPTFTSIRSVQVLVEADKLKINYGAQTVSVTNQGAFTGDVNADMLAQLGCKYVIVGHSERRKYHPEDDANIVDQVRAVLTAGMQPILCVGESMEERRKGIELDFAVGQVHDVTRDLSDEEAAKLIIAYEPVWAIGTGLVATPASAQDAARAIRSNLYETFGSKVSETVRILYGGSVNSKNAVELISQPDVDGFLIGGASLDADELAKICRLTLKTVTSSR is encoded by the coding sequence ATGTCCTCTGCACGTATTCCATTGGTGGCCGGCAATTGGAAGATGAATTTCGATCATCTCGAAGCCACGTATTTCGTGCAAAAATTGGCTTGGCTCCTGCGTGACGCCCATTTCGACTACAAGCGCGTGGAAGTGGCACTGATGCCCACTTTCACCTCGATTCGCAGCGTTCAGGTGTTGGTTGAGGCCGACAAGCTCAAGATCAACTACGGCGCGCAGACCGTTTCGGTAACCAACCAGGGTGCGTTCACCGGTGACGTCAACGCCGACATGTTGGCGCAGCTCGGATGCAAATACGTCATCGTGGGTCATTCCGAGCGTCGCAAATACCATCCCGAGGACGACGCCAACATCGTCGATCAGGTTCGTGCCGTGCTGACCGCCGGCATGCAGCCGATTCTCTGCGTCGGCGAGAGCATGGAGGAGCGTCGCAAGGGCATCGAGCTTGACTTTGCGGTCGGCCAGGTCCACGACGTCACCCGCGACCTCTCCGACGAAGAGGCGGCCAAACTAATTATCGCATACGAACCCGTGTGGGCCATCGGCACCGGACTCGTGGCGACTCCGGCCAGCGCTCAGGACGCTGCCAGAGCCATTCGAAGCAACCTCTATGAGACATTCGGTTCCAAGGTCTCGGAAACTGTCCGGATTCTGTACGGCGGCTCGGTCAATTCGAAGAACGCTGTCGAACTCATCAGCCAACCCGACGTCGACGGATTCCTCATCGGTGGTGCCTCGCTCGATGCGGACGAACTTGCGAAGATCTGCAGGCTTACGTTGAAAACCGTGACCTCTTCACGCTGA
- the secG gene encoding preprotein translocase subunit SecG, producing the protein MAIVKLVLQIILVIFSILLTLLILMHKGKGGGLSDMFGGGLTQNAGTSGVAEKNLNRWTIIIALLWVAIIIALGLMTKFNLIK; encoded by the coding sequence ATGGCAATCGTCAAGCTGGTTCTGCAAATCATCCTTGTTATCTTCAGCATTCTGTTGACGTTGCTGATTCTCATGCACAAGGGTAAGGGCGGTGGCCTTTCCGATATGTTCGGTGGCGGCCTCACTCAGAACGCAGGTACCTCCGGTGTTGCAGAAAAGAACCTGAACCGTTGGACGATTATCATCGCTCTCCTCTGGGTAGCAATCATCATTGCTTTGGGTCTGATGACGAAGTTCAACCTGATTAAGTAA
- a CDS encoding HAD hydrolase family protein — protein sequence MTDIDLSAGGKLLVVDLDLTALCGDEYGERWLSERSEKAFEATWQAGNVVMVATARPPMTAFDLVQRMGASACAYHNGGVVDLDSEHSLLQELSDDQSTGNSNILRFGVPVERCIEVCHQLLAQIPNLRIGIEFNDTRYTNFDLTDVWPSQEYQLTDFSDMPSGMAQKIMMFPTNEQRELVRSLVPDDMSLLISEDALWLLMNLKATKRNAMNLACLHFAIPVSDTIAFGDDLIDMDLLEHAGHGVAVANAKPEVKAIADEVCPSNNDDGVAQWIEKHL from the coding sequence GTGACCGATATTGACCTGTCCGCGGGCGGCAAGCTGTTGGTTGTGGACTTGGACCTGACCGCGCTGTGTGGTGACGAATACGGCGAGCGTTGGCTTTCGGAACGTAGCGAGAAAGCCTTTGAAGCGACATGGCAAGCGGGTAACGTAGTGATGGTGGCAACGGCCAGACCGCCAATGACTGCCTTTGATTTGGTGCAACGTATGGGGGCTTCGGCATGTGCCTATCATAACGGTGGCGTCGTCGATTTGGATTCCGAACATTCCTTGTTGCAGGAGTTGAGCGATGACCAGAGTACCGGGAATAGCAATATCTTGCGGTTCGGAGTCCCGGTTGAGCGCTGTATCGAAGTTTGTCACCAGCTGCTTGCTCAGATTCCGAACTTGAGGATTGGTATCGAATTCAATGACACTCGCTATACGAATTTCGATTTAACGGACGTTTGGCCGTCCCAAGAATATCAGCTGACCGATTTCAGTGATATGCCGTCAGGAATGGCACAAAAGATCATGATGTTTCCTACCAACGAGCAACGAGAGCTGGTAAGGTCTTTAGTCCCAGATGACATGTCCCTACTGATTTCCGAAGACGCTCTCTGGCTGCTGATGAATCTCAAGGCCACGAAACGCAACGCAATGAATCTGGCCTGCCTGCACTTCGCCATTCCGGTTTCCGATACCATCGCATTCGGCGACGATCTGATTGATATGGACCTGCTGGAACACGCAGGTCACGGTGTGGCCGTGGCTAACGCCAAGCCCGAAGTCAAAGCCATTGCCGATGAAGTCTGTCCGTCAAACAATGATGACGGTGTGGCTCAGTGGATTGAGAAACATTTGTAA
- a CDS encoding alpha/beta hydrolase produces MVTQPEAYTVVKGEGLPIILVHGMGVDHRSLMMLDDAFPEGTQRIYMDLPGYGQTPALSGIGGLPELAEWFTNAVNELVGNKRFALLGNSMGGALVRDALSREPKRVAGVALIAPVVDPVMSHRHLAEHVISNANPDLTHNLPQDKVIDFVTMGVNQSFDAWRRYQRYILPGTKLCDRDANAKLGQRYWLDGDPEQRLGTYTGPTLIVTGKEDQVVGYVDQKALLPHYPNAVYKVIDPAGHNIHIDNPEALKPLLTEWSKKLLNS; encoded by the coding sequence ATGGTCACGCAGCCTGAAGCGTATACGGTTGTCAAGGGGGAGGGGCTGCCCATCATTCTTGTCCACGGCATGGGTGTGGATCATCGTTCACTGATGATGCTAGATGATGCTTTCCCTGAAGGTACACAACGTATTTATATGGATTTGCCGGGTTATGGCCAGACGCCGGCTTTATCGGGCATTGGGGGATTGCCGGAACTTGCCGAATGGTTCACGAATGCCGTCAATGAGTTGGTCGGAAACAAACGCTTTGCTTTACTCGGCAATTCCATGGGTGGTGCGTTGGTTAGGGACGCACTTTCACGCGAACCAAAGCGAGTTGCAGGTGTCGCTTTGATTGCCCCGGTTGTTGATCCGGTAATGTCACATCGTCATTTGGCAGAACATGTTATCAGCAATGCCAATCCTGACTTGACCCACAACCTTCCGCAAGACAAGGTCATCGATTTTGTCACCATGGGTGTCAATCAGTCGTTCGATGCCTGGCGTCGTTACCAGCGTTATATTCTTCCTGGAACGAAGCTCTGCGACCGCGATGCCAACGCCAAGCTTGGCCAGCGCTACTGGCTCGACGGTGACCCCGAGCAGCGCCTGGGAACCTACACCGGTCCAACACTCATCGTCACCGGCAAAGAGGATCAGGTGGTCGGCTACGTTGATCAAAAGGCTCTACTCCCGCACTATCCCAATGCCGTTTATAAGGTCATCGACCCAGCCGGCCACAACATCCACATCGACAATCCCGAAGCCCTGAAACCCCTCCTCACCGAGTGGTCAAAGAAACTATTGAATTCATAA
- the tal gene encoding transaldolase — protein sequence MTEATQRTSDSGVSIWLDDLDRTRITSGNLQELIKTKNVVGVTTNPSIFQKALAQVGPYDEQLKELGKINVEDAVRELTTTDVRNATDIFREVAEKTDYVDGRVSIEVDPRLAHDTENTEKQAELLWKMVDRPNALIKIPATLEGLPAITATLAKGISVNVTLIFSLERYEQVMDAYIAGMEQAAKNGHDLSKMASVASFFVSRVDTAVDKLLEANGSDEAKALEGKAAVANARLAYKLWQEKFASDPRWPALEAKGAKKQRPLWASTGTKNAAYSDCKYVDELVAPDVVNTMPEKTLNALADHGDGKPSIEGTYEESQAVMDKLAALGINIKDVTDQLEADGVAKFIASWDSVLSDTQAGIDRVNG from the coding sequence ATGACAGAAGCAACACAGCGCACCAGCGATTCCGGTGTTTCGATCTGGCTGGATGACCTTGATCGCACCCGCATCACCTCCGGTAATCTGCAGGAGCTCATCAAGACCAAGAACGTTGTCGGCGTGACCACCAACCCGTCCATCTTCCAAAAGGCTTTGGCTCAGGTCGGGCCTTACGACGAACAGCTCAAGGAACTCGGCAAGATCAACGTCGAGGACGCCGTGCGCGAGCTGACCACCACCGATGTGCGCAACGCCACCGACATCTTCCGCGAAGTCGCAGAGAAGACCGATTACGTTGACGGCCGCGTGTCCATCGAGGTCGATCCTCGTCTGGCTCACGACACCGAGAACACCGAGAAGCAGGCCGAACTACTTTGGAAGATGGTCGATCGTCCGAACGCTTTGATCAAGATCCCTGCAACCCTCGAAGGTCTGCCGGCCATCACCGCCACGCTCGCCAAGGGCATCTCCGTCAACGTGACGCTGATCTTCTCGCTCGAGCGCTATGAGCAGGTCATGGACGCCTACATCGCCGGCATGGAACAGGCTGCCAAGAACGGTCACGACCTGAGCAAGATGGCTTCGGTCGCTTCCTTCTTCGTTTCCCGCGTCGACACCGCTGTGGACAAGCTGCTCGAAGCCAACGGCTCCGACGAAGCAAAGGCTCTGGAAGGCAAGGCCGCTGTGGCCAACGCCCGCCTCGCCTACAAGCTCTGGCAGGAAAAGTTCGCTTCCGATCCTCGCTGGCCCGCGCTTGAGGCCAAGGGTGCCAAGAAGCAGCGTCCGCTGTGGGCCTCCACCGGCACCAAGAACGCCGCCTACTCCGACTGCAAGTACGTCGACGAGCTCGTCGCTCCTGACGTCGTCAACACCATGCCGGAAAAGACGCTCAACGCCCTCGCCGATCACGGAGACGGCAAGCCGAGCATCGAAGGCACCTATGAGGAGAGCCAGGCCGTGATGGACAAGCTCGCCGCCCTTGGTATCAACATCAAGGATGTCACCGACCAGCTCGAAGCCGACGGCGTTGCCAAGTTCATCGCCTCCTGGGATTCGGTCCTTTCCGACACCCAGGCCGGCATTGATCGTGTCAATGGCTGA
- the tkt gene encoding transketolase, with protein MTDFTWSDLDERAVKMAKVLSADAVERAGSGHPGSPISLAPIAYTLYQHYIKHDPNDPHWDGRDRFILSGGHASLTQYVQLYFSGYGLTIDDLKYFRGGADTRTPGHPEVGLTPGLEMTTGPLGQGLASAVGFAYGQRFERGLLDPNAPEGTSPFDHKVWVICGEGDVEEGVSSEASSLAGNERLGNLTVIFDANHIQIEGDTKLTFSEDILKRYEAYGWYTDEVSFVQPDGSYKEDTAALAAALDKAEKVTDRPKFIKVDTLMAWPTPGKTNNESAHGSKLGPEAVAGLKKVLGFDPDVDFPVDEEALAHARKVADRGLETHKEWDEKLAAWRKANPEQSKLYDRIKAHKLPEGFDEAIDELEKSFAAGDKNATRKSSGQVINAIAKVMPELWGGSADLAGSNKTDIDGAETFGPKADETRTWPEANKYGRQLHFGVREFAMGAITNGILLGSDTRPFGGTFFQFSDYERPAVRLAALMKIPNLYVWTHDSVALGEDGPTHQPIEHLAAFRAMPDMEVVRPADEYETAEAYRYFFEKKNTLPTAMILTRQGVPTIPGTAEKARDGVRKGAYVLVDTDGEPDVIIMATGSEVQWAVEGAKTLAGKGVKARVVSMPSMEWFEEQDDDYKEAVLPNSVKARVSIEAGVAQPWYKYLGTYGKPISIERFGLQGDGAQNMIDLGITAEHVVEAAEASIEEARA; from the coding sequence ATGACCGATTTCACTTGGTCGGATTTGGACGAGCGCGCCGTCAAGATGGCGAAGGTGCTCTCCGCGGACGCGGTTGAGCGGGCTGGCAGCGGCCACCCGGGCTCCCCCATTTCCCTGGCTCCAATCGCCTATACGCTTTATCAGCATTACATCAAGCACGATCCCAACGACCCCCACTGGGATGGCCGCGATCGCTTCATTCTCTCCGGCGGACATGCCTCGTTGACGCAGTACGTCCAGCTCTACTTCTCCGGTTATGGCTTGACCATCGATGATCTCAAGTACTTCCGCGGCGGCGCCGACACGCGCACCCCAGGCCATCCCGAGGTCGGCCTGACCCCCGGACTGGAAATGACCACCGGCCCACTCGGCCAAGGTCTCGCCTCGGCTGTCGGCTTCGCTTACGGCCAGCGTTTCGAACGCGGTCTGCTCGACCCGAACGCACCGGAAGGCACTTCGCCCTTCGACCACAAAGTCTGGGTCATCTGCGGCGAAGGCGACGTTGAGGAAGGCGTCTCTTCGGAGGCCTCCTCGCTCGCCGGCAACGAACGTCTCGGCAACCTGACCGTAATCTTCGACGCCAACCACATCCAGATCGAAGGCGACACCAAGCTCACCTTCTCTGAGGACATCCTCAAGCGTTACGAGGCCTACGGCTGGTACACCGACGAAGTCAGCTTCGTCCAGCCCGACGGCTCCTACAAGGAAGACACCGCAGCCCTGGCCGCAGCGCTCGACAAGGCCGAAAAGGTCACCGATCGTCCGAAATTCATCAAGGTCGACACCCTGATGGCTTGGCCGACCCCAGGCAAGACCAACAACGAATCCGCGCACGGCTCCAAGCTGGGTCCGGAAGCCGTTGCTGGCTTGAAGAAGGTCCTCGGCTTCGATCCCGACGTCGACTTCCCTGTCGACGAAGAGGCTCTTGCCCACGCTCGCAAGGTTGCCGACCGCGGCCTCGAGACTCACAAGGAATGGGACGAGAAGCTCGCCGCCTGGCGCAAGGCCAACCCCGAGCAGTCCAAGCTTTATGACCGCATCAAGGCGCACAAGCTGCCCGAAGGCTTCGACGAGGCCATCGACGAGCTCGAGAAGAGCTTCGCCGCCGGCGACAAGAACGCCACGCGTAAGTCCTCCGGCCAGGTCATCAATGCCATCGCCAAGGTCATGCCGGAACTGTGGGGCGGCTCTGCTGATCTCGCAGGCTCCAACAAGACAGACATCGACGGCGCCGAGACCTTCGGCCCCAAGGCCGACGAGACTCGTACCTGGCCCGAAGCCAATAAGTATGGCCGTCAGCTGCACTTCGGCGTTCGCGAGTTTGCCATGGGCGCCATCACCAACGGCATTCTGCTGGGCAGTGACACCCGTCCGTTCGGCGGCACGTTCTTCCAGTTCTCGGATTATGAGCGTCCGGCCGTGCGTCTTGCCGCGCTGATGAAGATTCCGAATCTCTACGTCTGGACCCACGATTCCGTGGCTCTCGGCGAAGATGGTCCGACCCACCAGCCGATCGAGCATCTCGCGGCTTTCCGCGCCATGCCTGATATGGAAGTCGTGCGTCCTGCCGACGAGTACGAGACCGCCGAGGCCTACCGCTACTTCTTCGAAAAGAAGAACACGTTGCCGACCGCGATGATTCTCACCCGTCAAGGTGTGCCGACAATCCCGGGAACCGCCGAAAAGGCGCGTGACGGTGTGCGCAAGGGCGCTTACGTCCTCGTCGACACCGACGGCGAGCCTGATGTCATCATCATGGCCACCGGCTCCGAAGTTCAGTGGGCCGTCGAAGGCGCCAAGACCCTCGCCGGAAAGGGTGTGAAGGCCCGCGTGGTCTCCATGCCGTCCATGGAATGGTTCGAAGAACAGGACGACGACTACAAGGAAGCCGTGCTTCCGAACTCCGTTAAGGCCCGCGTCTCCATCGAGGCCGGCGTTGCCCAGCCTTGGTACAAGTACCTCGGCACCTATGGCAAGCCAATCTCCATCGAGCGCTTCGGACTGCAAGGCGACGGCGCACAGAACATGATCGACCTCGGCATCACCGCTGAGCATGTGGTCGAAGCCGCCGAAGCCTCCATCGAAGAGGCTCGCGCCTGA
- the hrcA gene encoding heat-inducible transcriptional repressor HrcA, whose product MTQSRRMLVLRAVVEDYIRSQEPVGSTALTRAHNLGVSSATIRNDMSALEEEGYLIQPHTSAGRIPTERGYRYFVDRLASVVPLSEAQRRGITTFLSGSVSLPDTLQRAARLLANITGQVAVVSSPALSKSKLRHIEIVPLNAVTMLAVIITDSGSVAQHTFTLRELPGAIALSRFSELVNAQCMNMPLVQAARRIRTIIKAPEYSSVRPLGESLAKTVEAMAHDEGTGQMYMAGTSQLAHQQSHADLAPLFDALEEQVVIMRLMSDLSEENEDVGVAIGSETRTPGLIHASVVSSGYGRSETDEQNDTDNTDSYQRKDETTQSSSHPVAFVGSIGPTHMDYETTITAVRAVARYLTDLIASDEAA is encoded by the coding sequence ATGACACAGTCAAGACGCATGCTGGTGCTGAGGGCCGTGGTCGAGGATTACATTCGTTCACAGGAGCCCGTCGGTTCGACGGCTTTGACGCGGGCGCACAACTTGGGGGTCAGTTCGGCGACCATTCGCAACGACATGTCGGCTTTGGAGGAAGAGGGATATCTGATTCAGCCGCATACTTCGGCCGGGCGTATCCCCACGGAACGCGGCTACCGTTATTTCGTCGATCGTCTCGCTTCGGTCGTTCCGCTTTCCGAAGCGCAACGTAGGGGTATCACCACGTTCCTGTCCGGTTCCGTAAGTCTGCCGGACACCTTGCAGCGCGCCGCGCGGCTTCTTGCAAATATCACCGGTCAAGTAGCGGTGGTCTCCTCGCCGGCGCTTTCGAAATCGAAACTTCGCCATATCGAGATCGTCCCGTTGAACGCGGTGACGATGCTCGCAGTTATCATCACCGATTCCGGCTCCGTGGCCCAGCACACCTTTACTTTGAGGGAACTTCCTGGCGCGATTGCTCTGAGCAGGTTCTCCGAGCTCGTCAACGCGCAATGCATGAATATGCCGTTGGTGCAGGCCGCTCGACGCATCCGCACCATCATCAAGGCTCCCGAATACAGTTCGGTGCGTCCGCTGGGGGAGAGCCTGGCCAAAACCGTGGAGGCGATGGCGCACGACGAAGGCACCGGCCAGATGTATATGGCAGGAACGTCCCAGCTTGCCCATCAGCAGTCGCATGCCGACCTTGCACCGTTGTTCGATGCGCTGGAGGAGCAGGTCGTTATCATGCGTTTGATGAGCGATCTGAGCGAGGAGAATGAGGACGTCGGTGTGGCCATCGGTTCGGAGACGAGGACGCCGGGGCTTATCCATGCTTCCGTGGTCTCTTCCGGCTATGGCCGCAGCGAGACCGACGAGCAAAATGATACGGATAATACCGATAGCTACCAACGCAAGGATGAAACCACGCAATCCAGTTCGCATCCCGTCGCTTTCGTCGGTTCCATCGGTCCCACGCATATGGATTATGAGACGACGATCACCGCGGTGCGAGCCGTCGCCAGATATCTGACGGACCTGATAGCCAGTGACGAGGCGGCCTAG
- the dnaJ gene encoding molecular chaperone DnaJ, whose product MAETDYYEVLGVERSASDEEIKKAYRKMSRKYHPDIAGPQYEDKFKEVNNAYEVLSDPDKRRMYDSGVDPNDPNAGAGFASAGFGDMGDIFGQFFGNAFGGGGQGPIPRTQPGRDALSSTSISLKTAVFGGTAHVKINTFGLCPKCGGLGTANGEKPVTCPDCNGQGSRQQVRRTMLGQMMTTVQCERCEGHGTIIEHPCPTCQGHGRIRTSRDVGVTVPAGIEDNTRLRLANQGEVGEGGGAAGDLYIDIRIKPDKQFTREGDDLHCWIQIPMSWAVLGHDLDIDTFDGKQTISIPEGCQPEETVSIKGIGVAKIRKPEERGDLIAHVSVHIPTKLSEGERNLIEQFAQSHDANASKVNQSARPATNRKGFFDKIKDALH is encoded by the coding sequence GTGGCAGAAACAGATTATTACGAAGTCTTGGGCGTCGAACGGAGCGCAAGCGACGAGGAAATCAAAAAGGCCTATCGCAAGATGAGCCGCAAATACCACCCGGACATCGCCGGCCCACAGTATGAGGACAAGTTCAAGGAAGTCAACAACGCCTACGAGGTGCTTTCCGACCCGGACAAGCGCCGTATGTACGATTCCGGCGTCGACCCCAACGATCCGAATGCGGGTGCCGGTTTCGCCTCCGCCGGTTTCGGCGATATGGGCGACATCTTCGGCCAGTTCTTCGGCAACGCCTTCGGTGGCGGCGGACAAGGGCCGATTCCCCGTACCCAGCCGGGCCGTGACGCGCTTTCCAGTACGTCCATCAGCTTGAAGACCGCCGTATTCGGTGGAACTGCACATGTCAAGATCAATACGTTCGGCCTGTGCCCGAAGTGCGGTGGACTCGGCACGGCAAACGGCGAAAAGCCGGTGACCTGCCCGGATTGCAATGGCCAGGGGTCGCGTCAACAGGTCCGTCGCACGATGCTTGGCCAGATGATGACCACCGTGCAGTGCGAGCGCTGCGAAGGCCACGGCACCATCATCGAGCATCCCTGCCCGACCTGCCAGGGACACGGCCGTATCCGCACTTCCCGCGATGTCGGCGTCACCGTGCCCGCCGGTATCGAAGACAACACGCGTCTGCGCCTTGCCAACCAGGGCGAGGTCGGTGAAGGCGGCGGTGCTGCCGGCGACCTTTATATCGATATCCGCATCAAGCCGGACAAGCAGTTCACGCGCGAAGGCGACGACCTGCATTGCTGGATCCAGATTCCGATGAGCTGGGCTGTGCTCGGCCACGACCTCGATATCGATACCTTTGACGGCAAACAGACCATCAGCATTCCCGAGGGCTGCCAGCCCGAAGAAACCGTGTCGATTAAGGGCATCGGTGTGGCGAAGATCCGCAAGCCTGAAGAGCGCGGTGACCTCATTGCGCACGTCAGCGTGCACATTCCCACCAAGCTCAGCGAGGGGGAGAGGAACCTCATTGAGCAGTTCGCGCAGAGTCATGACGCGAATGCCAGCAAGGTCAATCAAAGCGCACGGCCTGCCACAAACAGGAAAGGCTTCTTCGACAAGATCAAAGACGCGCTGCACTAA
- a CDS encoding fructosamine kinase family protein has protein sequence MAKYRKSRAFAPKGFFECEGRGLKWLGEAQSQGGPRVVDVYGWGDGWLDIERVNSCSPTPKAAHDFGAALAHMHDAGADYFGSAPAGYDGTCYFGPLQDPVPMDTGKWTNPVDYLGEGRLLPMVRLGIKRGELNDNDLEMTQEVIDALPDLLGPATQDKPARVHGDLWSGNVMWTDDSGQTEAVLIDPAAHGGHREEDLAMLNLFGMPFLDEIIDGYESAHPLKKGFPDRITIWQLYPIAGHCVFFGGGYVSEYRAMCRSLLS, from the coding sequence ATGGCAAAATATCGTAAAAGCAGGGCGTTCGCGCCAAAGGGATTCTTCGAGTGCGAGGGCAGAGGGCTCAAATGGCTGGGCGAGGCCCAATCGCAAGGCGGGCCGCGCGTGGTCGACGTTTACGGCTGGGGTGACGGCTGGCTTGACATCGAACGAGTGAACTCCTGCTCCCCCACGCCCAAAGCCGCGCATGATTTCGGCGCAGCGCTGGCGCACATGCATGACGCAGGAGCCGATTATTTCGGTTCCGCGCCAGCCGGTTACGACGGAACCTGCTATTTCGGGCCCTTACAAGACCCGGTGCCGATGGATACCGGCAAATGGACGAACCCTGTCGATTACCTCGGCGAGGGGCGTCTGCTTCCCATGGTCAGGCTTGGCATTAAACGCGGCGAACTGAACGACAACGACCTTGAGATGACGCAGGAAGTCATCGACGCCTTGCCGGACCTGCTTGGTCCAGCCACACAGGACAAGCCGGCGCGTGTGCACGGCGACTTGTGGAGCGGCAACGTGATGTGGACCGACGATTCCGGTCAGACCGAGGCCGTGCTCATCGATCCGGCCGCGCACGGCGGTCATCGCGAGGAAGATCTCGCCATGCTCAATCTGTTCGGTATGCCGTTCCTTGACGAAATCATCGACGGCTATGAATCAGCGCATCCGCTCAAGAAGGGCTTCCCCGATAGGATTACCATCTGGCAGCTCTATCCGATCGCCGGCCATTGCGTGTTCTTCGGCGGCGGCTATGTCAGCGAATACCGCGCTATGTGCCGTTCGTTGCTCTCCTAA